AGAGTAAATCAAAGAGTAAGGTTCTTTTGGAAGAGATTACTGAATCTTCTACTCCAGAGATCCGCACTGAACCTACTCAGTTTGAATTCACATTTCTACCACCATTAACCACTGGGTTCCAAACAAATGAAGTGGTAGAAAACATTGGTTCCAATGATCGGTCACCCCATCATATCCAAATGGAGAATGAAGGAGACGATCAAGAAGAGAACTTAAGACAACGACAATCAATTCCAATCAATCAAGAACCTCCACAACTTAGACGTAGTGGGAGGGTCATTCGACAACCTTCTAGATACTTGCTCTATGGAGAATCGTTTGATGCGGTTCCCATTGAACAAGAGGAGGATCCCATCACGTACAAAGAAGCTATGGAGGATGTTGACGCTGACCAATGGAGGAGTGCCATGGAATCAGAAATGAGATCCATGTACACTAACTCCGTCTGGGTTCTTGTAGACATTCCTGAATGTGTGAGACATATAGGGTGTAAGTGGGTCTACAAGAGAAAGAGAGGAATAGACGGAAAAATAGAGACCTTTAAGGCTAGATTGGTAGCCAAAGGTTTTAGCCAAAGAGAAGGAATCGATTACGATGAAACCTTCTCACCTGTGGCTATGATAAAGTCTATTCGGATCCTCTTATCCATTGCAGCTCATTTTGATTATGAGGTGTGGCAAATGGATGTCAATACAGCATTTCTTAATGGAAATCTTGACGAAACCATTTATATGGTACAACCAGACGGTTTTATTCACAACGGTCAAGAGCATAAAGTATGCAAACTGAAAAAGTCTATTTATGGACTTAAGCAGGCGTCAAGGTCTTGGAACATCAAATTTGATCAATCTGTGAAAGATTATGGTTTCGATCAAAATCTTGATGAGCCTTGTGTCTATAAGAAAATTTTGGATGACAAGGTGATTTTTCTTGTGCTCTATGTGGATGACATCCTACTTATTGGGAATAATGTAGGGGTGATGACATCTACCAAAAATTGGTTGTCTCAACAGTTTGACATGAAAGACTTGGGAGAAGCAAGTTATGTTCTAGGTATCCAAATCCTTCGGGATAGGAAGAACAAACGGATTGCTTTATCTCAATCTTCATATATTGATAAAATATTGGTGAGGTATGCAATGCAAAATTCCAAGAGAGGTCAAACACCTTTTAGACATGGAATTCACTTGTCAAAGGACCACAATCCAAAGAATCCAAGTGAAGTGGAATACATGAAAAAAGTTCCCTATGCTTCGGCTGTAGGAAGTCTTATGTATGCTATGCTATGCACTCGACCAGATATTTGTTATGCTGTTGGGATTGTTAGTATCTATCAGTCAAACCCAGGACCAGAGCACTGGATTGCTGAAAGCATATTCTCAAGTATCTTCGCAGAACTAGGGGGTATATGTTGGTTTACTCGGCTTCAGAGTTGGCACCTGTGGGTTATACTGATTCTGATTTTCAAGCTGATAGAGATTCTCGTAAATCCACATCAGGATCTGTGTTCACATTGGGTGGTGGTGCCGTTGTTTGGAGGAATAACAAGCAATCATGTATTGCTGATTCCACAATGGAAGCGGAGTATGTAGCGGCTTGTGAAGCAGCAAAAGAAGCCGTTTGGCTGAAAAAGTTTTTGCTAAGCCTTGAGGTTGTTCCTGCTGCATCAAATGCCATTACTTTATATTGTGATAACAGTGGTGCGGTGGCAAATGCAAAAGAACCAAGAAACCATCAGCGTGGAAAACATATTGAACGAAAATATCACCTACTGAGGGATATTGTTCAAAGAGGAGACATGACAGTGTGCAAGATAGCATCTGCTGAAAATCTTGTTGATCGTTTCACCAAAAGCTTAACTGCTAGAGCTTTTGAGGAACATATTCAAAATATGGGTATACTAGACATGACTCATTtactctagggcaagtgggaggaTGTTCGATAGTATGATGCCCATTGAGTACttttgttatatgttgatgacattttgaAATTAGAATAATGTTCatttatttgtttaaataaatttatttttgagcAATGCATATGTCCATTGGATTGTTGTATAATTATAATTTGAGTGTTTAAGCTGTTAAACACAGAAAGATTCAAGTATTATTGTCCACGATCGGTAAATAAATAAGGACAAATTATTTTGATAAGATCGTCTCAATTTTATTGAAGCCTATCTTTGGTTTGGTAATAAAATTAAGGATACATTTTGTTGTATTGGACTGGACCACGTgagatttgaatttgatttgaCCATACTAATTCAAAATCACTTGATTGTCGTACATAACACCTTAATCCTGAGCGGATAATGAACTTTGATTACTAACTTGAAGTTCTTTGATGCATCAATGAGTGAGACCAAACTATTGGTCAATATCTCGATGTTTTGGGAATCAAAGCGAAATAACAAAGAACATATATTCGTAATATGGAATCTGTCACCTAGTCAATAGGTATGATCATAAACTCACAAGTTCTTCTAGAAGACAGTAAAATCTGAGCTCAGTAGTTCAACAttcttgttgaattaattatgtgatgTGATCACATGGGACTGTCAAAGAGAAGATGAGGGTTGAGAAGCTATGAATATCTAATATGGGTTATATGGTCTGGATACCATGTTTTAGATGTTCTGATTGATCGACAGGGGTGATATGTTGGGTCGATAAATCAGAGgatgtaattattgatttttcgCTTCAGTAATATCAATTAATTTGAGAGTGCAATTTTATCCTTTTAGTGGAGTAGAATAAGATTAATAAATTGTTTTGATAAATCATGAGTTGATTggatcaaattaatttattggagCTTAAATTAATTGAATCCGACCAGGTCCCTTTGGTGGCTCTAATATAAACTCGGATAAATTATATGAGTTATAATTTATGGTATATGTGGGATAAATTTATCTGGACAAAATATCACATTGAAGTTTATCATATAATCTTCTAGATATGGTATAATATATTCTGtccatttaaatttataattaaaaagatACTGTCATTATCTTTTTGTTACAAGATATcacaaatatattttatatatatgtgataTTGTAACTTGTGACCACACACAACACAATCCTACGTTTAGAGTTTGAGAGAACAACAGAGAAGGCTTGGAGGTTTGAAGCGTAGATCCAGTGCAGAGGAAGATCGTTAACACGCTTCAAGGGTAATCTCTAAATTCTTGTGTGTTGTAATTAATCAATTCGTGTTAAATACGTAGAACAATCGATCATGTGAAAAAGGAGAAGATTGAAATCACGAGAAATTAATTTTTGTGATCCGATCCTCTCGATATTGGCTAACAGTTTAAAGTAAGCCAGAGGTCTGAATCATAAGCATCCACCCAGAAAATTGTCGATTTAAATAatttgataaaaaatgaaattgccaaattcttttaaaaataataataacatcgTGAAAAATTTTCCACCCAAATAAACACAACGGCCATACTCACGACATTTGTTAAATGTCAATACCTGTATCGTAACATATCCAAGAGAGGGGATGCCAAACAGAAGCTTCTGGATGCATTGCTGCACACTTCATACATACACCAAGCAAGTGGATGAATTTCCCCCAGacaataaaatccctccccaaTAAATAGATACCGTGGCTCTTTTTGTCATAGCCCTGCATAGCTGGAAGCATAAATGCAGATGCATATTGTGGAAACCTGTTATCCGCGAGCTCTGTCTGGTTATCTTGAACTGCTGATCGAAGGCTCCGGCGGCGGGTCTTCCCTCTCTTGATCTGACCTGCTTTGGATGGAAGTAAGACCAGTTTAATGGAGTTCCTGCGGATGAGATTTCCTTCCAGGACCCTGCTTTTTGAGGACCTCCATTTCTTGGTACATATCATGGTTGATCTGAAGTTTGTGTTATAAGGGACTTCGGCTGTTCAGATTTCAGGATTCTTGCACTTGCAAGTTCTTGGGCAGCATCTGACATGACATCCAAGATGATACTCCGCTGACCAATGTCTACATTAGGCGAATACAGTAGCTTGTTTAGACTATCAAGAGATTCATGAGGACAGGTGACCATCAATGCAACCAGTGCCCTTTGTCGTTTTTCTTCAACTGATGCTTCTTCTCCTTACATAGTCAAGTCAGAGCAACGAACCATTAGAAGTGTTCTAGCCAAATCACCAGCCACATATTTTAGCTCGTCTGGTGATGCTCTGACTAGCTTCTCAGCAACATTAAGGGCCTTCTCAACCTGCATATGGGTAAAATTCCTCATTAAGGAATGTGCTTATGGAGCACTTCACAATTAACcccataaataattatataagatACTTGGAATAATACACATCAGACTACTCCAAATAATAGACCAGTTCTTGGTGCATCAGGGGTGAACATTAGTAACAAAATAAAAGACAGTAGTAACACATGTTGAAATACTTTTTGCTCTTTTGTGTGACAACTAACAGCACAACCATAATTATGTTGACAGAAAACTATAAAGTGATGTACTGTAAAAATAAAGCACGTCGGGATGTTAAAAATATCCTTGAACTTACACCCTCTGAATCATCTGATTTTCTTAGCGTTACGATCACATCAGCCAACTGCGAGAACTTTCTTGTTAAATCAGCGTCATCGTCTGTTAAGTCATATGGTTTCAGTGAGTCACATGAGGTACCAGAATCCTCACTTCCATTGTCACCGTCATCTTCATCAAAGGCTGAATCATCAATTAATGTCGCCGGATAAATTACTTCATCAGGGTCAACTAAATTAAATTGGACTCTGTCAGAATTTTCATTCACTTCGAGCACTATTGCGGTTGAAGGCCCTTTGATTGGGGTTGCTATCCGAAACTCCCAATCTATGGTCTCTTCCCAGCAACTATCGTCAAGATACAGAGGATTTTTGGGGTCTACAACCTTAGAAAAGACAAAAGCAATACTGCTCGCCATTTTACGAACCAAATACTCAGGGCTCTCCAGCCTACCTGGCAGCAACATGAATTTTAGTAGGATCACAATAGGTCACCCATTCACAAGCATTCCAATCGAGAGAAAAGACCCAAAACCTACAGCTGATCCACTGTAGAATTGTTGGCAGTTCATCCTTTGTAGTATCCAGATCTTCTTTACCCATCTTCTCCAGGCAAAGGCCTAAAGCAGTAGTTACATCTGTATCTCATGTTAAGGAAGTAATATGAACAATGTCATGACAGTAAATAAAAAGTACACTCTTTAACATCGTTTAGAAGAAAATGTCACCGAAGCACGTGCAATTCAATGATCCAACTATCAAAGTGGGTCTTGAACTGAAGATAGAGTGGCTGATTTTATGAAGAAGTCTGGTTTTTACAAATTGCAGACTCCACAACGATCACCCTTTTGGTTATTAGTCAATAATAGATTATAAGGATACAGACTTGTCGCTCAATTGGAGCTGATTGCACAAACCCACTTTTTGACCATGCTGCCACAAGGCGCTGCACTATCTCTGAGAGAACCCGAGTATTAAGAGATTTTATTGATAAAGCATTATCGGGGGCGGGGCGCATTCAAGTACAGCAAAGTGAAGAATCCATCCTAAGCAACAGGTAGGAATAACTTTCCAGATTAAGAACTTCTCTCGAAAAGCAACCCTGAGAGCAGCAAAAGGTAGAAATATCATCACACCTTCGTGGATAAGCATAAATCACGAGTCACCGGAAAAATGAAAACTATCCACATCCAAATTTTAATATTGAGCTGCATGATTGATGTTAAAGCATGCCCTTGCACATTCACCATGATCAGCTCAAAACAAGAGAAAGTAAAACTTGTTTCTCAGTCAAGATCGTCCAAATTTCATTCAGGTTTTGTAAGAGTAATGTTAACACAGTTAGTAATTTATCTTTCCTTGGTTCCTTGAAGTCAGTATTTAACGTGAGAAATCATCGGAGAAAGACAGAAACAGACTTCGTATTTACAAGGATCCTGCAAGCCATATAAATCTTTATTACCTGACTGAAGGTGGGCTCTTATTGTGAAGACCCAAAATCTTGCAACGAGAAAATCTATAAATGTCACAGGAAATTTCAGCTCATTTTTGGCACAACATTTTTGTAGTTCcatacaatcataatcatgaaAATATGAATAATCATTGTCCCTTCATTACTGACCATTTATCACTATATGGAAGTGCATCAATCTTGGAAGAGATTCATGAAGCCAAAATCACTCTCCATTTGCACTTAAAGAAGACCAAAATCACTCATGAATCTCGGGTGTGTATCTTGAATCAAGAAGAGGCCACGTTCATTCGGGAGAGAAAAGTGCAATCATCACGTTGATTAAGCAATCAGCGACATTCTTGGAGTGATACGCGCTTACCTTTATAGTCGATTATTCAAGCATATATAAGAAGCAAACTCCCTCCCCATAACTTCAAGAATTCGAAATTTAGCAATTGTAGCAGCCTAGTCGAATATCTACCGCAACCTTGTTCGAACGAAGTTCTTTTAGCATGTCTTTCTAGCACCTTAATCCAAACGAaataaggtaagtgggcttttgctatgtatttctttgtaacttaaattttgtataagtatttcatgacatgcGTCTATGCGTGTCAAATCATTTTCGGAAAATgctatattttataaaatctcgATCGATGTACAATATGTTCTTCTATTTCCGATGTTCTTTGATTCTGCTGAGTTCATTCAAAAATTCCGATAAGTGTTGTTTGATACATCTGATTCTGTAgtgcactgttatgattcgagtGAGATATGGAACgacaattgtaaatttatatggcccccatcagtgggtataaaactgtgtttcggcccccatcagtgggtataaaattGTGTTCCGGCctccatcagtgggtataaaactgtgttttggccTCACCTCTTAGAGAACTAACATAttgggacaatttgaccatggaaaacgAGATGAATAACAGTGTTTTCGTTTGTTCTGATTCGTTCTGTACTGAATTGTGTGATAATCTCTGTTTCACATTTCGATTTCGATTCCGATTTGATATGCTATAAGACACTATGTTTTGAAAAATCGGTTTGCAATAtgggttttaaattatatttatatgtatttgtggtaatcgatcggcccccacttgctgagtggaacactcaccccttacatttctcctcAGATAAGAATGAAGATCAAGTAGACGGGGATGAAATAAGACATGCTTTGGAGTTGGTGAAAAAGTTTGGAGATATGAAGATTTCTCGCTTATGTTCTTCCTAAGTTTCGATTCAAGTTGTACACTGCTTCCGCACATTTTATTTCGTTTTGGATTTATTActgtaagacaagattattttgagttatttatgaaatagactggttttggtttatactgaactacgagacttgttgtttgacgattatgtgattgttgaacaacgccggtgtcgactaaccccggtatCGGGGCGTGACACTTATAGACCCGACCAAAAAGTATCCACAAAAACCAATAACCCTCGACATTGTTGACATTTTGAACAGCTAACTGATGCAAGAGTTCTTCGGCTATTCTTTCAACAGAATGGGAATCGTTCACTGCCTCCATGAGTTTCAACCAGAAACGGACACCTGGTTTTGACGCAAAAAACTCATCGATGGCCACCCCAGAGCTTGATTTTAAGACAATTCGAATATCTCCAAGGATCAATGGAATAACATAACGTAATAGCTCACCTGAAAAGTGTAAAAATTTGCAATTTAACGAGCCTAAGCATTCCATATTATTTTTAACTTCCCCAATCTAGTTTCAAAATACCAGTATACCCTCTACGACAAATACGGGCAATTGCTTCTCCAACAAAAAGAATACCACTATTCTTCTGGATGTCATTTGCAAAATACGACACCTCAACTAACTTATCATCCCATTCCACCATTCCATGGAAAAGGTGGGTCGTGATTCTTTTAAAGAACAAACTGGAATCTCAAGTAAAGGATAAAAAAGAACAAGAAGAGCATGGACAAATTACTATATAGTCATGAAGATACGAAATTATCCATTTAAGAAGTCTAAATCCATTTAAGAAGTCTAAAATTTGTATTCTTATTTATGTTCCACCACTGACTGCCACCACTCAAAGTTTAATGAGAATTGCAAGGGCAGCAAAAACTAAAGATTTATCATAGACGTTCAGGTGTTCTCATGCTCCTTTCTAACAAGTAAGTGATTTTCCCTAGTGAACAAAATCAAAGGTCTAAAGTGATCCTCAATTATAGGTGTAGCACAATGCAGACACATGTTCCATGTGCTTCATccaaaaaaaaatctcaaaatctcTACTCATGAAAGCAAACTTCAGTCTATGTGAACACAGGACACATTTTGTGGATAAACAAACATGAAGCCGTCTTAAGTTTGTAACGACGAGGATACCGAGTTGAAAGTGAAGTTGGAGCACCTTTGTCTTGCTTTATAAGATCTAGATGTAATAAGCTGGGAGACCCTAGAAATAACCTGCTTGAGTTGATCTTGGCCAAGATCTTCAAATCGACAACCACCACAGAAATCTCTAACCATCTGAAGCACCCCATTAATCTCCAGCAAGCAAACAACAAGCAATCTATTTCACAATATGTGAGCAAGAGTATCTGTATATGCTTTCTAGAGAGAATTCCATCACCCAAACATACTCGTGAAGGAATAAAAACGAGTAATGTGGAGTAATCTACACATGTAAGACATACATAACTGGTAGCTAATATACAAACAAGGTGAAACAAAAACCCACCCCAACATAATTGCTCTTTAATACGACAAAAATTGCCGTTCAGCCCTTCTAAACAAACAGCTagaaaaattatgatttatgtGTCACACATCAAAGTTGTGAACCATACTATACCCAGTAAAATTAAAAGCCCTATGCAACAAATGCTCAATTGAGCATAGAAATTAGGTAAATAGTTTTAACTAAATCGGCTGCCCAAGATCCACATAAGATCAATGATGGAATTTGGATCATAATCACTCAATTTATTAACCATCCAAATATAATTGCTCAAGTGAGTGAGTATATCAACCACACACACCACAGAAAGACAttatataaatatcaaaacaatcTAATCTTAATCCATAATTTCCTCAATCAACAAAAAAGAAATTTATTAGGGTAACTCAATTAATAGACAGAATCCAGTAGGAATctgcaaaaaaaattaatgacttCAATACTCGTAAGTTTGGATTAGAGTCATATAAAATAGAAAGAAGTTCTTGTAAAACTTGTTTGATGATTTTAAGCTaagaaaagcaaggaagaaaagaaATGTGCAAAGCACAATAAAATGTGAACAACTATAACATCAAAAGATTAGAAATGTTgtaattcaaataaatttttaacttATCACCTCTCAGCATTTGAATCATGACTACCAATTCCAATCTGCTGTATAAAAGGAACCACCTCAGCAGCACAGCCGTTAACAAAAAATACATCATATGAGTGTTTCCTTGTAGAAGTCGGGAAGCATGCCAGCCAATTGGAAGCCACGTCTATATGAAATCACAATATCTTTTGGAGATCGACTAAAGCCACATCATAGCAAAATGAAGTATAACAGAAATCTAGAAGAGAGATAATGCAGGTCGAGCATATTCAAACTTGACGACTGACAAGGCAGTTTTAACTGTGGGTTAAATTTCCAGTCAGAAAATTGGAAATTATTCGAGCATCGAAGCATGAGCATCATATTAAATGTATAAGTATAAGTAAAACAGAACTATTCTTCTGCGTTTGAAATGAAAAGCCTTGTTGTAATGGCCGtgcaagaaaaaaaattagcatGCATGCAACATGTTTCTAAAACAACGAAATTTTTCCAATTATTTCGTATAACTGGTAAATTTATACGCCTACACGCTGTCAATTGCCAaatacatgaaagcaaattCATATCTAAATTTATTCATCTATTCATACAACCATGAATATAAAGAAACAAAAAAGCAGAAACAATAGCAGGGCTCGGAATGAGTAGTAAAATGAAAGCAAAATGTCATAACAAAGCTAGGAAAAGTATTATAGAGCAAACCAACCccttaaaaatcaaaataattatcaaggattaaaaaaaaaaacttaccaTACAACAAAAATCTGGCAAATGCTCGAAATGCGGAGCCCTTTTAGAAAATATTCCATCATACAATTCTCTCATCTTCACTGGGAAACTCCACAGCCAACTGCCCAAAAAGTTCCAAAACAAATCAAAATGGTTTCTTTtcatattttctaaaaattccCCACAACTAAATTAGGCAAATTTACATATATGAACGGTCCTCGTCTCGAAATTTCTCATCAAGACTACCTACACatccaaaatacaaaacaattaGCTAAATAACCATACTATAAACTGCTAATATGCAATGGAATCAAACAAAAATTTGGCCAAAGTTTGAAATCAGATAAACTGGACATGCATTTAACAAAAAGCAAAGCGGCAGCCTTAAGGGGGAAACCTGAAAATGAATTGGCATCAAGAAGAAAGAGGGAAGTGGCGAGAGAATAAAAAGCGACAGCAACTTGATCGACTGACATTGACTGCGGCGATGACATCACCAAGGCCAGCCAGAGTTTCACAGCGGCGAAGGCCTTACAATTAGAAAATTATAATCCAAAAAGATTAacagttaattttttttacttttttaaaaaaatattatgttatGACCCAAACCAAGACACACCTCATGATTAATCTGACCAAGTCTCTACAATTCCCAACTTTAACAACATAAATGCTGCAAATCTTGATTTTGTCT
This is a stretch of genomic DNA from Primulina eburnea isolate SZY01 chromosome 11, ASM2296580v1, whole genome shotgun sequence. It encodes these proteins:
- the LOC140805777 gene encoding uncharacterized protein isoform X2, with protein sequence MSSPQSMSVDQVAVAFYSLATSLFLLDANSFSGSLDEKFRDEDRSYIWLWSFPVKMRELYDGIFSKRAPHFEHLPDFCCMTWLPIGWHASRLLQGNTHMMYFLLTAVLLRWFLLYSRLELVVMIQMLRDCLLFACWRLMGCFRWLEISVVVVDLKILAKINSSRLFLGSPSLLHLDLIKQDKGAPTSLSTR
- the LOC140805777 gene encoding uncharacterized protein isoform X1 — encoded protein: MSSPQSMSVDQVAVAFYSLATSLFLLDANSFSGSLDEKFRDEDRSYIWLWSFPVKMRELYDGIFSKRAPHFEHLPDFCCMTWLPIGWHASRLLQGNTHMMYFLLTAVLLRWFLLYSRLELVVMIQMLRDCLLFACWRLMGCFRWLEISVVVVDLKILAKINSSRLFLGSPSLLHLDLIKQDKGAPTSLSTRYPRRYKLKTASCLFIHKMCPVFT
- the LOC140805778 gene encoding uncharacterized protein isoform X1, with translation MASSIAFVFSKVVDPKNPLYLDDSCWEETIDWEFRIATPIKGPSTAIVLEVNENSDRVQFNLVDPDEVIYPATLIDDSAFDEDDGDNGSEDSGTSCDSLKPYDLTDDDADLTRKFSQLADVIVTLRKSDDSEGVEKALNVAEKLVRASPDELKYVAGDLARTLLMVRCSDLTM
- the LOC140805777 gene encoding uncharacterized protein isoform X3, with the translated sequence MSSPQSMSVDQVAVAFYSLATSLFLLDANSFSGSLDEKFRDEDRSYIWLWSFPVKMRELYDGIFSKRAPHFEHLPDFCCMMVRDFCGGCRFEDLGQDQLKQVISRVSQLITSRSYKARQRCSNFTFNSVSYYVMLFH
- the LOC140805778 gene encoding uncharacterized protein isoform X2 — protein: MASSIAFVFSKVVDPKNPLYLDDSCWEETIDWEFRIATPIKGPSTAIVLEVNENSDRVQFNLVDPDEVIYPATLIDDSAFDEDDGDNGSEDSGTSCDSLKPYDLTDDDADLTRKFSQLADVIVTLRKSDDSEGALNVAEKLVRASPDELKYVAGDLARTLLMVRCSDLTM